In Methanosphaera sp. ISO3-F5, a genomic segment contains:
- a CDS encoding zinc metalloprotease HtpX, whose product MLENLKTVILLGFMSAILVIICGFIGHLFNFRGLGILIGLVFAIIMNFSSYFYSDKIALNSYNARIVTEQEAPNLHRIVGELANNAGIKKPRVAVIDSRDPNAFATGRNQSHAAIAVTTGILQLLDEDELRGVLSHEMGHIRNKDILISSVAATVAGMIVAIANWAQYAFLFSNNENGLGDVVGAILLAILGPIAASIIQLAISRSREFKADATGAEICGNPLALASALRKLEFGTTQHPMNNAKSTDAHMFIVNPFGNASTKLKNLFSTHPETSERIRRLEELARQ is encoded by the coding sequence ATGTTAGAAAATTTAAAGACAGTCATATTATTAGGTTTTATGTCCGCTATTTTAGTAATAATATGTGGATTTATAGGACATCTGTTTAATTTCAGAGGATTAGGTATACTAATAGGATTAGTCTTTGCAATTATTATGAATTTTTCATCATATTTTTATAGTGATAAAATTGCCCTAAATTCATATAATGCTAGGATAGTAACTGAACAAGAAGCTCCAAATTTACATAGAATTGTTGGAGAGTTAGCTAATAATGCAGGTATTAAAAAGCCACGAGTTGCTGTTATAGACTCAAGAGATCCTAATGCTTTTGCAACAGGACGTAATCAAAGCCATGCAGCAATTGCAGTTACTACAGGAATTTTACAGTTACTTGATGAAGACGAATTAAGAGGTGTTCTTTCACATGAAATGGGACATATTAGAAATAAAGATATTCTTATTAGTTCAGTAGCTGCTACCGTTGCAGGTATGATTGTAGCAATTGCTAATTGGGCACAGTATGCATTCCTATTCTCAAATAATGAGAATGGTCTTGGTGATGTTGTCGGTGCTATCTTATTAGCCATTCTTGGACCAATAGCTGCTTCCATTATACAGTTAGCAATAAGCAGATCCAGAGAATTTAAAGCTGATGCAACTGGTGCTGAAATTTGTGGTAATCCTCTTGCTCTTGCCAGTGCTTTGAGAAAATTAGAGTTTGGAACTACCCAGCATCCAATGAACAATGCTAAGAGTACTGATGCACACATGTTTATTGTTAATCCATTCGGTAATGCTTCCACTAAATTAAAAAATTTATTTTCAACTCATCCTGAAACTAGTGAGAGAATTAGAAGATTAGAAGAATTAGCTAGACAATAA
- a CDS encoding PRC-barrel domain-containing protein, whose product MTNERELIKGEEKLWADIKGYQVATSNARILGVLDELTIDEKTGKITDIVIRTESERNVKVKGAKHKGDLLIVPFGKVEKVGEFIIISG is encoded by the coding sequence ATGACTAATGAAAGGGAATTAATTAAAGGAGAAGAAAAGTTATGGGCAGATATCAAAGGGTATCAAGTAGCTACTAGTAATGCTCGTATCTTAGGTGTTCTCGATGAATTAACTATAGATGAAAAAACTGGAAAAATCACTGACATCGTAATTAGAACGGAATCTGAAAGAAATGTTAAAGTAAAAGGTGCAAAACATAAGGGCGATTTACTTATTGTACCATTTGGTAAGGTTGAAAAAGTCGGTGAATTTATAATTATATCAGGATAA
- a CDS encoding SufD family Fe-S cluster assembly protein, which yields MVSIKDKAEKAINKEAAIGADIDLNEYEAADVEAHEHLDSLDDLAKSDKETLTSVGMMTDEEDRSASFLQMDQSEVFVNNMFPGVEVMGTAQALEKYDWLADYMWNAVQVDADKYTATTELGATSGYFIRSLPGTKLELPIQACMYIGDDAVRQTAHNIIIAEEGSEINIITGCSTAAHVDNAAHIGVSEFYLKKDSKITFTMVHNWAKEVDVRPRTGVIMDDNSTYISNYILAHPVRNLQAYPTAYANGENTKVFFQSILAGKEDSVIDQGSRTELNGINSQSEMITRAISEDESTIITRGDLHGKAHEAKGHLECMGLILSDDSKIYSIPELRGDCTDMELSHEAAVGKIAENEIQYLMARGLTEDEAASMIVRGFLDIDIKGLPEELAKETKNIMEMSMDGM from the coding sequence ATGGTTTCAATAAAAGATAAAGCAGAAAAAGCAATAAATAAAGAAGCAGCTATAGGAGCAGACATAGATTTAAACGAATATGAAGCTGCAGATGTAGAAGCACACGAACATCTAGATTCATTAGATGACTTAGCAAAATCAGACAAAGAAACATTAACAAGTGTAGGAATGATGACCGATGAAGAAGATAGATCAGCATCATTTCTACAAATGGACCAATCAGAAGTATTTGTAAACAACATGTTCCCCGGCGTAGAAGTAATGGGAACCGCACAAGCACTGGAAAAATATGATTGGTTAGCAGATTACATGTGGAATGCAGTACAAGTAGACGCAGATAAATATACTGCAACAACAGAATTAGGAGCAACAAGCGGATACTTCATAAGAAGCCTACCAGGAACAAAACTAGAATTACCTATACAAGCATGTATGTACATTGGTGATGATGCAGTAAGACAAACAGCACACAACATCATCATAGCAGAAGAAGGTTCCGAAATAAACATCATAACAGGATGTTCCACAGCAGCACACGTAGACAATGCAGCACATATAGGTGTATCCGAATTTTACCTAAAAAAAGATTCAAAAATTACATTTACAATGGTACATAACTGGGCAAAAGAAGTGGATGTAAGACCAAGAACCGGTGTAATCATGGACGATAACAGTACATACATCTCCAATTATATACTAGCACATCCAGTACGTAACCTACAAGCATACCCTACAGCATATGCAAATGGAGAAAACACAAAAGTATTTTTCCAATCCATACTAGCAGGAAAAGAAGACTCCGTAATAGATCAAGGTTCAAGAACAGAACTAAACGGAATCAACTCACAATCAGAAATGATTACAAGAGCAATATCCGAAGATGAATCCACAATTATTACACGAGGAGACTTACATGGAAAAGCTCATGAAGCAAAAGGTCACCTAGAATGTATGGGATTAATATTATCTGATGATTCAAAAATATACTCCATTCCTGAATTAAGAGGAGACTGTACAGATATGGAATTATCTCACGAAGCAGCAGTAGGAAAAATAGCTGAAAACGAAATACAATATTTAATGGCACGTGGATTAACTGAAGATGAAGCTGCATCAATGATTGTAAGAGGTTTCCTAGATATTGATATTAAAGGATTACCTGAAGAATTAGCAAAAGAAACTAAAAACATCATGGAAATGAGTATGGATGGAATGTAA
- the sufC gene encoding Fe-S cluster assembly ATPase SufC, with protein MLLEISDLEVEVEGKKILKGVNLNINEGETHVLLGPNGAGKSTLFMTILGFPKYEVTKGKIIYKGKDITKLETHERIALGLGVTFQNPPAIRGVKLKDLLKIVDKHEYKTNDELDEEVVKLGERLKLNNDFLERDVNLGFSGGEVKRSELLQLLAQQPDFIMFDEPDSGVDIENVELISKEISTLLGQDDENTTKGGLLITHLGYILRFVKATHAHVLIDGKIARTGNPEEIMTDIRKSGFGDM; from the coding sequence ATGCTACTTGAGATATCTGACTTAGAAGTAGAAGTAGAAGGAAAAAAAATACTAAAAGGAGTAAACCTCAACATAAACGAAGGAGAAACACACGTACTACTAGGACCAAACGGTGCAGGAAAAAGTACATTATTCATGACAATACTCGGATTTCCAAAATACGAAGTAACAAAAGGAAAAATAATCTACAAAGGCAAAGACATAACAAAACTAGAAACACATGAAAGAATAGCCTTAGGATTAGGAGTAACATTCCAAAACCCACCAGCAATAAGAGGAGTAAAACTAAAAGACTTACTGAAAATTGTTGACAAACATGAATACAAAACAAACGATGAACTAGACGAAGAAGTAGTAAAATTAGGTGAAAGATTAAAATTAAATAACGACTTCCTAGAAAGAGATGTAAACTTAGGATTCTCCGGAGGAGAAGTCAAAAGATCAGAACTACTACAATTACTAGCTCAACAACCAGACTTCATAATGTTTGATGAACCAGATTCTGGAGTAGACATAGAAAATGTGGAATTAATATCCAAAGAAATAAGCACATTACTAGGCCAAGATGATGAAAACACAACAAAAGGCGGATTATTAATCACACACTTAGGATACATATTAAGGTTTGTAAAAGCTACACACGCACATGTACTAATAGATGGAAAAATAGCAAGAACTGGCAATCCAGAAGAAATAATGACTGATATAAGAAAATCAGGATTTGGAGATATGTAA
- a CDS encoding TIGR00454 family protein: MTTALIMAGGKGTRMDIDCEKPLIKVNNKTMINHVIDALQNSNYVDNILVAVSPNTPLTRQYLEDFPVNIIQTSGIGYIEDLSEVLSNRDYVEEDEVIMTIVADLPFVTGEQLDDVFEHYFERKKPAMCVSVPEFLFEKHGITPTLVFDGLVPTGVNLLLANNDEQDQTIYESKNVELAFNINTIHDLDLSEKYLH, translated from the coding sequence ATGACAACTGCATTAATTATGGCTGGCGGGAAAGGAACAAGGATGGATATAGATTGTGAAAAGCCATTAATTAAAGTAAATAATAAAACAATGATTAATCATGTTATTGATGCATTACAAAATTCTAATTATGTTGATAATATATTGGTTGCAGTAAGTCCTAACACGCCCCTAACTAGACAGTATCTTGAAGATTTTCCAGTTAACATAATTCAAACTTCTGGGATAGGATACATTGAGGATTTATCAGAAGTTTTATCTAATAGGGATTATGTGGAAGAAGATGAAGTGATTATGACAATTGTTGCTGATTTACCATTTGTTACAGGTGAACAATTGGATGATGTATTTGAACATTATTTTGAAAGAAAAAAACCGGCGATGTGTGTTTCAGTTCCGGAATTTTTATTTGAAAAACATGGTATAACGCCGACATTGGTATTTGATGGTTTAGTTCCAACAGGTGTGAATTTATTATTAGCAAATAATGATGAGCAAGATCAAACAATTTATGAATCAAAAAATGTGGAGTTAGCATTTAACATAAATACTATCCATGATCTTGATTTATCTGAAAAATATCTTCATTAA
- a CDS encoding F420-nonreducing hydrogenase — protein sequence MADKKRIGTMWLGGCSGCHIAFTDLHELLLDVLEVAEFEFSPVLMDTKYDEIPEMDIVLIEGGIRNDENKELAEVLREKADFVVAYGSCAEFGGVPGLGNLHTNDELTTEAYINSCSTVNPDGIIPNESVPHLESRVRPLSDVIKVDAALPGCPPKSDVIAQVLIALVKGETPEIPDNNLCDVCEREKPPTGMAMDTIKRPWEVGPTDKDLCLVPQGIICLGPATRPLCGAQCPSVDTPCRGCYGPTDKVLDAGAKMISAIGSDFGVENDKEIDPEEVANQVEDIVGTFYTYTLPAALIPLKLRD from the coding sequence ATGGCAGATAAAAAAAGAATAGGAACTATGTGGCTCGGTGGATGTTCTGGATGTCACATTGCATTTACAGATTTACACGAATTATTATTAGATGTATTAGAAGTTGCAGAATTCGAATTCAGTCCTGTACTTATGGATACAAAATACGATGAAATTCCAGAAATGGACATAGTATTAATCGAAGGTGGAATCCGTAACGACGAAAACAAAGAATTAGCTGAAGTATTAAGAGAAAAAGCTGACTTTGTAGTAGCATACGGATCATGTGCAGAATTCGGAGGAGTTCCAGGACTTGGAAACTTACACACCAACGACGAATTAACAACAGAAGCATACATAAACTCATGCTCAACAGTTAACCCAGATGGAATCATACCAAACGAATCAGTACCTCACTTAGAAAGCAGAGTAAGACCATTAAGTGATGTAATTAAAGTAGACGCAGCATTACCTGGATGTCCACCAAAATCCGACGTAATCGCACAAGTACTCATTGCATTAGTTAAAGGAGAAACTCCAGAAATCCCTGATAACAACTTATGTGACGTATGTGAAAGAGAAAAACCACCTACGGGAATGGCAATGGACACAATCAAAAGACCTTGGGAAGTTGGACCAACCGACAAAGACTTATGTTTAGTACCTCAAGGAATAATTTGTTTAGGTCCTGCAACAAGACCATTATGTGGAGCACAATGTCCATCAGTAGACACTCCATGTAGAGGATGTTATGGTCCTACCGACAAAGTATTAGATGCTGGAGCAAAAATGATAAGTGCTATAGGATCTGACTTCGGTGTAGAAAACGATAAAGAAATCGACCCTGAAGAAGTTGCTAACCAAGTAGAAGATATTGTAGGAACATTCTACACATACACATTACCAGCAGCTTTAATCCCATTAAAACTTAGAGATTAG
- a CDS encoding hydrogenase iron-sulfur subunit: MANDDIKIIVFSCNWCCYGGADTAGTSRMQYPPNIRMIRVMCSGRIEPQFILKALREGADGVFIGGCHMGDCHYDAGNYKFDRRMRLIYRLLDELGIEKQRVQHDWISASEGEKFASTIRRVTAEIEELGPSPLKAQLAEGE, translated from the coding sequence ATGGCTAACGACGATATTAAAATAATCGTTTTCAGTTGTAACTGGTGCTGTTACGGTGGAGCAGATACTGCAGGAACATCAAGAATGCAATACCCACCTAACATAAGAATGATCAGAGTAATGTGCTCTGGAAGAATTGAACCTCAATTCATACTCAAAGCTCTAAGAGAAGGAGCAGACGGAGTATTTATCGGTGGATGTCACATGGGAGACTGCCACTACGATGCAGGTAACTACAAATTCGATAGAAGAATGAGATTAATCTACAGATTATTAGATGAACTCGGAATCGAAAAACAAAGAGTACAACACGACTGGATTTCAGCTTCAGAAGGAGAAAAATTCGCAAGTACCATTAGAAGAGTAACTGCAGAAATTGAAGAATTAGGTCCTTCACCACTAAAAGCACAATTAGCAGAGGGGGAATAA